The sequence TCGCCTGTCAAGTTATAATAAGACCTCCGCCTCCGGCAGATTCTTTCAGACTTTTCAATACAGGAGATGTCtggcttattttttttatcccaaAACAAATATTCCAGTGGTCCAACACGGCATTGTTAGATCCTTACGTGTAGGTCAAATTTATCAGATTCATGATgtcatgaatattatttaataagtaattttcAATGACCCAGTCAATGTCATCGCTAattactgttttatttatttcagtatctGTAGCGCCGATCTGCTTGAATGACAAGCCGGAAGTCGTAATAGATGAGCGCGCTTTGCTGGTCGGATGGGGCAAATTATCTGGACAGAACAACTTGGTAAACAATTCTAAACTTTACTCCCTCACAATATAGTTGAGTATGCTTGTGATAATCGTGAGTAAAGTGATTATCTATGATGGACATTGATTTAAATTCAACGACCTTATGTGTCGTTTTGGATGTCAGACGCGCAAAAAACTTTAGTGACATGTTATTGTGAATCTAGGTAATTAATTGGATGTAATGATCATTCATTAAATGAAGCATTGTAGTacggtttgatttttttatactttttgaaTCACAGAAATCTTCGTATCTTTACCACAACTCACGTCTATCCTTAACTTTGGCTCATTTAAGAGCTTCATACTTAATCATACAACCGTATTTTGCATACTTACAACCTTGaaacaattatattttcatttatatttaggTGACCCGGCAACAACAGCTCGAAGTCCCTCTGGTCTCCCTGTCGATGTGTGAGCGCGTCTTCGGAGATTCCGTCCCCATCCAAGAAGGTGAACTGTGCGCCGGTGGGGAAGAAGGCAGAGACGCCTGCTCTGGCTTCGGAGGAGCGCCGCTCTTGCTCAGTCGAGATGGACAATATTACCAGGTACGAAAATCCCGCTGACTTCCAATTCGGGAGCCTATCCTTGGAGACTCCTCCGTGTCCGTTCACGAGAGTCAAACGGCGTGATGGCAGGAAATGAGACACAGACTCTTGTTCAATATCAGATTTTAGTTTAGCTTTTCTACTTATTAAGACAAATGAAAGAGATGTGACGCAACCAAATACTTATAGGTAATTAACTTGAGAACATACCTACCTTGAAGTGACAGCTGGCATCAGATTtgacacacaaacaaaactaaaaaagcGTTATTACACTAAAATATCgtgtcatgtacctacttgaccAAATGTAAGACCAAAATCTGCAAATGAACATAATTTCAAtggaaaaatgaaatgaaagttaCTCATTCGGTTTTCAGGTGGGCATAGTTTCGTTTGGGTCAGAAAACTGCGGGAGTGAGGGCGTTCCCAGCGTTTACACGAACATCGCGCACTACCACAAATGGATCGTCGACAATTCACCTTCCTGATCCATGTTATGCAATAATTATAATCGAATCATTAATAGTATTGAACAACTGTAACAACATAAAAACATTAACACCAGAGCTAGTATTTGTTATAAAACATTTTCTCCTTTCATCATTTGGTTATTTTTTGCATAGGTAGAAAAAGGATATCGAAGACGCGTAGAGCAATGGGAGATCTCTAGTTTCTCGTCCATTAGGTTAGAGAACAGATGAGGTATCGCAGTAGTAGTAGAAACTAAACTGGCAACAGTTTTCTCAAACGCTCGTTTTGCACATAGTGCATACAGCTACGCTACAAATTACTAACATTAATCACATTTAAGACCTCATGAGACCGAAAAGAAAAAAGACCATGAAGGCAAAGAGATGTACCAATTTATGGTCCACACTATCTGATACTATCGATAGTCTCTTCAATGTATAGTGCGATCGTGCTTCAGGTGCGTCCAGCGAGGCTacttataatacaaataaaatcacatTGATCCACAAAAACTTTAATCGATATAAAAGTACGTCTGATACTTGTAGAGAGGTATCTTCTCAGGCTCATCATCGAGTGGGTACGAGAACAGATGTTTCAACGCCAGGGTGTTGTAATAGTGCGCGCAGGCGGCAGTCTTCTCAAGCACCGGCTCAGCACAGAGGGTACCCGTCAGGTCGATCAGCGCGTTGTCTTGCACGTGCTGATCAAATAACtggaaattaaattaacattttatagGACCTTACTTTTAAACAAGACGTTCTGAATAAGTTCACAGCATTGCCGTTTGTATTATATTCTTGAGAGCAGCTGTTGAGCTTTTTCAAGAGAAAGAAATTGAAAAGTGAGTGTGCGTTATTCAAGGTCAAATTTAGCGCCTCAACGGTATACTCAGCCTACTATACGAAACATGCAGATAGCGGTCCTTGGTAATTTACATCAATACGGGATGATGAAAAGAGTGGCCATGACAACGGGAATATAATAACTACATGAATATTAAATGTACCTACCAAGTCCACGGCGATAGTGGGTATGAACTTGGGCTTCATTAGCAGCGTCAGATATTCGGAATCCAGCTGCAACTGCGTTCCTTGTCTGCTCTTTAAACATTTTTCCACCTGCTCCGTCCGTAGTCCTGCTCGATGGACGcactgaaacaaaacaataatttacatttattatgcTTCCCCCAACGCACATAAAAGGTCCGTCCAGTTGTTACTAGACTATTTTGACTAGTAAActattttgtcattttattatgaCTATTCAAGTCATGATTTTTATGCTTAATGTGGTAAATATGCATACCCACTTCTACCAGACATAATATCTAGACATATTTCCTCGGCTATATGACCCTATTTatcgttatgtttgttaggcaaattattttcaagatacatttttgtcaagctcgatatcgagatctgatggtagaatctattAGGAATCCAGGAAACTACAaacaaggtgggtgcagtgacaaaaaaacagGTTAcatacctccttttctacataattaggctcaggacgctgtctttttaatttcattgtatgaaatccaaaatcaacaataatctttctttgaccggtctccctcattgaagtcggtttttttttcttaaacattATTCTAAATACTATTGATTAGTCACTTAACGCttttaataaaactacaacTTCCATTCCAAGGAGGGTTTGTGTTCGAGtgccacatttttttaaatgtttatttgagcTTGAGAAATTTTAAGTAAGCTAGCTTAGCTCACTCCATAGATAGATAAGATTTAAGCGCGTTTTGCGAAAActtgtatgtaaataattattaactttTAAGGAAGTTTTAAACTTACTTAATAATTCGTTTTATGACACGTCCCATAcctatggagtgagcactctaatcCCTACCATCCTTTTTCGGCACCGTCTTATTTCAAGGTGgtcctataatttatttaatttattaataagtctAACTTCAAATAACACTAACCTACTCCTTACCTCGAAGCTTCCCCTGGATCCCGCCTCACTCTCCATCTCACAGGCTACGTAACCGAGCTGCTCCAGGTTAGATTGGTGCCTCATCTGAAACAGCGCGCAGTCCTGCACCATGTTGCCCAGGCATTCTGATGGACCATGCTGGCACTTGAACCCGTCATCGCCGTAGTTTATGCTCTGGAAGTTAAAGACTAACGTCATAAATCCATTGTATGTGGAAAATATTTACTCGGAAAATACTGGAgagtttcacaaaaaaaaagttaccctACACAAAATGTGAAAAGTTTAAGTAAgttcgcaattttggaaactgtCCATCGGCACAACCCACCAGTACCTAGTTGAAGGAAATAAGACTTATTTATCTACTACAACGTCGTCATAAAGTACTATGTTTTTCAAAGAATAACGCCAAAGATGAGTTCCATAAGGGTGCCTAATAGCTTATTGAGTAGGATGATCCAACTATTGAAGTATGGGATATCCACCTAGAAAGCACCTAGGTATGGTTTGATTAATACGAACGAATTGTGCGATGCCATGTGTCTCGGCTCTTACATTAGTTTCGAAACGAGCATTTTGCACCAAGTCACAAAGCGTCTAAGATAGGCCGTTGCCATCATATAATAAAGTTGCcagaaatataatttgcaccgattTGACATAAAACTATATTATCTTTACGAATACAAAAGGACAAAAGAGGTGTGACGTGCTTTGCCGCACGTCCCATCCGTCCATATGGTGGGAACAACTAATTATGATAAAAGTAGCCCAAAGGTGTTTCTGGGATAATATACGATATTAGATAAATGAAACTTTTCCAACACAAATCGTATTTACTTTGAGATTAATGTTTCTTAACAtaaatcttttaatttttagatAATAGAATATATACGAATTGAAAACTTCGAATGctaggaaaaaatataatgtataaaagtaaCTGGGAACAAGATTGTTTAGCTCAGCTTAAGTATACTTTACGCAAAACCGgctaattgttttattacattACCCTATTGTAAAAGGGCCATTAGCGATCGATAACATTAATCggtacaaataatatttcttcgaCCTTTTTACCTTTACCTGACTACCTAAATAACATAAACTAAACTGAAGGCTTACCCTCGACTTCCCAAAAGGAACGAGTTGCAGCTTTATGTGTTTGTCCAAGAGTTGCAGTGCGGGTCGCAGCTGTTGCAACACGAAGGTCTTGCTGTCGACGCATTGGCTCTCATAGTACACCGACAGAAGCACCTGAAAAATGACGATATGGCATTTTGGCGTTCAATGGCAATAAACTGTCACTAAAACTGAAAGAAGTGTAAATGGATCTGAATAGGTgacatcattttgtataggcGAAAAATACGAGCATCGCTTTTTTGATCATTGACATATAcctatatctaaggacgggccttacgggcaatgagaatggggccagtacagcggtgtcacgcacacgaattcgagccaatcgtgtagtcctccaccttacagaaaacagcagccaaataacactagaccctactcatagtattgtgttcctgccggtgagtaaggttgccagagctcaacgaggggggggggggtcggcaacgcgtgtgtaactcctctggagttgcaggcgtacataggcaacggaggctgcttaccgacgtagtataaaaaaatatatatatatatatatatatcaatgttTTTCATAGGAATCGATGGACCGCAATCGTATCTAAGACAAAAGGTGAACATTGCTGAAGACAGGAAGGCGTGGCAAGCGTTTATGAAGGCCCTACGGAGGTTGCGAGATACCTACTCAATAACCGAGATAGTACTAAATAGTAAAgtaatttatttctgtattaaaCGCACTGCACTTTACATATGGTAGCGTTTGTAGGTAATTTAGGTTTCGATTTTATCATTTAACCGCGCAATTTATCCCGACCAGTCACGAAGGCTTTGGTTCCATTCATCTACATGTACCATGCATCTAGTACTTTCAATGCTCCACATACTGAAGGCCTACTGGTTAACATGTGCAGTTAACTTAACTAGGGGAAAACTCTGGTAGTTTATACGTTTAGGACGGTAGTAAAAGTAGGTAACttatattattcaaaatgtGCCGCTGCTTCTGTGCCTCTAATATTCTCCttactaatttttaaatttgtaattaatataGGTTAATTATACGCATAGGAAACGGTCCCTTTTAAAGGTCCCTTTGTCcctaaatattgatcctagagaaaagtgttcaacatgttttttgtaggaaatgttatgttgattatttatgtataagctGGTTTATTATGAGCTGccatttacgaaaaactaagaagcgactttaaaattgattattattaacattcccgctttattatatttttaaatattgatcctagcgaaaagtgttcTAGAAAATTTTATGGTCATTATTCGTGTATGAGACATTTTTAGCTTTGGGTAGGtatatactttacaaattatttaaaaattttgtgttggttatttacgtttaacaacGTTTTTTGCTATTGGTCACCGTTTATGAGttgtttacgaaaatatagaaaaatggaccataaaatcgattttaattaactttctcgttttaatatctttttaaatgttgatcttAGCGAAACAGTGTACGGAAACATTCTTGTAGGAATTTTTATAAAGATTATTTGCGTATTCgtacattttttgctatgggccaccgtttgcgagttatttaagtaaaactaaaaaaagggaCCTTAAAACTCCCCCCTACCCGTTAGCGGCATCCCCAtccatcagtactttcagtatgttgtGTAAGGCTCCTTTACCTACAACCATACtaaaattcgcttatacacgaattatttccgcCATTGGGCTGTTTTTGGTCTTCGTTTAGTGAGCTAATTAGCCTTCAGCCATTCTTCCACATGGCCTTTGGAATTCCAACCTCTGTCTTCATGCAATCCTAATAACAGCCTTCCATCAGTTCCATCCATCATTGCCATCCGTCTGCATTCAGAGTTTGTAACAATGTGTTTCCTCACCTCGTACATTTTCGGTTGCTCGCTACGGCAATTAGGTTTCAATAGTCGCTACACAAATATACTAATAAACGAACCTCACACATAGGTACatcgaaaatatttattataaatgtcagtGACAAATGTTATTAAAGATAAACAAATGATTGAAATACACTCAGGCCATACTTCAAGTTAACTCGAAGTTGTTTATTAAATAGCTTATTTAGAAAATTTTGGGTGGAAAATAAGAGAAAATCGCAATATTGTTGAACTTTACTAACCATAATAGTggttaaacataacaaaaaaaaaaaagaataagaataagaataagaatgatTTATTGCAGTACTGTGTACATTTGTAGATAGTAATCCTGATACAATTTATTGGTTCCAACAGTTACCCATTTCGGGTATGCAATACTTAAATAACTTATGAACTAAACTTAAATAGCATACAGTTACTTCTTATCTAATTCATTTTGTATTATGTCTTTTATGGTGGAATAATaaggcaaaataaataaatcggtattaaatgaaaaccattaaTATTTCGTTTTGACTGATGAATTTTCTTTAAcatcaaaatattattacttcTATAATATATCATGTTTTTATATCTAATCCCTCCCTCCGAAGCCTCTTCTTCTTTGttgttttattcttattatttaaaataaaatatataatatgattACTTCCCTAGTTTTTCAAAGTTCAATTACGTGGGTACCTACTTGTTCCTTGTAGGTATCacttatctatgtatatatcgtaggtatttatatttatgtgaaAACAAAAGGAGAATACACAAGAACTGGACAAGAAAATTTCATCTTACCTTTTTTGGTCCTATAAATCCATCAGCCAGATTCCCGAACACCAAAACAAGCACGATGCAACAATAACCCTCCATTTTCAGCAACAACCTACGCTTCACTCACTAAATGTCCGACTTATTTTTAGTTTCAGCACTTGAAATTCACGTAACATTGAGTTTACTCCATTTGTGTAAATAACACGTGTGAATAGTACAATTACTGGTGGTGATATGTTGTTATAACGCCGCCAATCTGATTTTATGGATTTACGCGCAGTATAGTAGGTAacattttaatctttatttatatgGGCGTAAGGGTAATTTTGTTAATTAAGAGCGAGCAAAAGAGCCTTTGCGGTATTGGCAAGTAACCACATGAAGACAgtgcataaaaaaatacatatatttctaGTAAGGAAGAAAGGCCTaagacaatagttatttactttacaagggggcaacggtgttgtttatatttaaccgctcgtgctaattgATACCCTAGCAAGCGAAAGAATCCAAAATTGAacgacgagcgtagcgagtggttctagaagtggaatcttgagcattaCGAGGGTTTCTAGacacgagagttaaacaaactttgcctccgagttaaacaaaaattttcaccacaccaactatgaaataccaacaaatgaacataataaaaattatcattcaaaatcaccatttaaaagtcaattctactagctaatataaggaaacaaatcaaaatttgcTTCTGATTATTTTatcccacatgtggataaaatgcaactttatcattatttattgaacaatcaagagggcctttaccagttggtgtggtgaaaattatttttgttgattagatttttttggtattacgtagttagtattttcctcggttagtatttttgtttcactcggaggcaaagtttgtaccctcgtgccttgaaaccctcgcaatgctcaagaaTCCACTtcactcgggtatcaatattagctcgagcggttaaacaacaactttgcccccttgtaaaacaaataactatttattgcaGTAATGTTGATATTTATCAAGTAAATTAACTCGGACATGAAATAGCCCATAAATAGCCTAAATAAGTatg is a genomic window of Cydia pomonella isolate Wapato2018A chromosome 15, ilCydPomo1, whole genome shotgun sequence containing:
- the LOC133525930 gene encoding GILT-like protein 1 codes for the protein MEGYCCIVLVLVFGNLADGFIGPKKVLLSVYYESQCVDSKTFVLQQLRPALQLLDKHIKLQLVPFGKSRSINYGDDGFKCQHGPSECLGNMVQDCALFQMRHQSNLEQLGYVACEMESEAGSRGSFECVHRAGLRTEQVEKCLKSRQGTQLQLDSEYLTLLMKPKFIPTIAVDLLFDQHVQDNALIDLTGTLCAEPVLEKTAACAHYYNTLALKHLFSYPLDDEPEKIPLYKYQTYFYID